The Halobacteria archaeon AArc-dxtr1 region TCGTCGAGGCGCTTCGAGATGCCGGCGTCAACGTCATTCAGGCCGGCGAGGAGCGCTACGGCGATGAGTTGAGCGTCGTCCTCTCGGGCCAGCTCGTCGACACCGATCTCTCGGATACGCTCTCTGCGATCGAAGACGAGGCGGGTGCCGTCGTCCTCGACCTCTCGCTTGCCGCACCGGAAGGAACGAACGGTGTCGCCAGTGCTCGGATCCGGCTGGCAATCGGCTCCGGACGCACTGAGGCGGTGCTGTCGGCGATCCGCGAGTTGGGCGAGCGAAAGGGACTCACCGTCGTCGAACCGCTGCCAGGGGGTGAGGCCTGATGCGACTGGCCATCCTGGGTGCCGGCTCCGTCGGCACGTCCGTCGCGGAGCTGGCCGGCGAGTACGGCCACGAGGTCGTCGCGTTCGCAGATTCGAGCAGCGCTGCGGTCGACGACAACGGGATCGATGTCGAGCGCGCACTCGAGCGAAAGGCAGGCGGTGAAGACGTCGGCTCTGCCGACCCAGAATCGGCGTTCGACGCCGACTACGACGTGCTCGTAGAGGTGACGCCGACGACCTTGGGCGACGCCGAGCCCGGCTTCTCTCACGTGAAGCGAGCGCTCGCTGACGACAAACACGTCGTGCTCGCGAACAAGGGTCCCGTCGCCGAACGATACGAAGAGCTTCGTGAACTCGAGGCCGAGAGTGCGGGCTCGATCCGGTTCGAGGCGACCGTCGGCGGCGCGATTCCGATCCTCTCGACGATCG contains the following coding sequences:
- a CDS encoding amino acid-binding protein; amino-acid sequence: MAEEPLPSATVGTDAVATDGGERENDTGHDEADDEHEGDEPETDGGVRAYTVRLELVDEPGELLRALHPIADNGGNLLSIHHERGNITPRGHIPVEVDVECPPDRFDGIVEALRDAGVNVIQAGEERYGDELSVVLSGQLVDTDLSDTLSAIEDEAGAVVLDLSLAAPEGTNGVASARIRLAIGSGRTEAVLSAIRELGERKGLTVVEPLPGGEA